The Corynebacterium glaucum genome includes a region encoding these proteins:
- a CDS encoding LPXTG cell wall anchor domain-containing protein has translation MPHRNIRTIARLSLVAAVAGSFGIVPVSAQAQASLIDAPLTTFPATPNASPKLTPGSGSANARYSSAGWTYTAVAFNPANERMYAISTGDNGKEAGHLLRFQPKGKRIADLGLLELDDVQADNIASAAFTSRGQLVVFSGAKFRVLDLSKDFSPTAVSRTADIEVAAHELKLGDGNGESGLTGDNGLTGDNGLPGAWASVGEKGEVDTLYAVSRSPENDYFKWALDVTTGKVEITQLEVAPNLRLDEIGTLNYAYTKNETTLVFADDQARSLEVEGNTIRASYFGGTVVDNFRELSYLPTGAPYHPVTKFITPASPASPASQPSVSAVDVGSDTDAGTPAPAAQDAASSLPTTVEDATEPTVSPNAAPAQDAQAAANAGGAADASGAGGAETQTGDSRDVKFTVMNERGHAVSGADIEIVGADASAKTDRNGQAALSIPGDDVLAMVEGEPVVIDADESRIRVTLNSDSKTNAGTEDTTTSATASGTRSIPVAVQDNAGHSVAGATIEGAGEMAGKSFTSNSAGLAIVEVPASASDKTLTFTASKDGVQAPFDLATDAQSATVQLGTTSQQGGSQQGGSQQGSPQHRDSTILVRVVTDGGDPVQYAEVYSPGRPEVRANGGTDASGYVKVVVPANSGTGQTVRLAVRNAPSGYKTVDKQVNRYEDDVTLTLSRSSTATSSTKSKPDEVMDVVKEVEGLMKELAGPAAIGGALLRGQRGGTSATRSASATPLPLSGTATATASTTGTTTGSTTGSTTGARDSNTRMVNRTTSVSTTAAPAPTRSLYNYDSDDSSDDSDSKQSAKRSRSGDLANTGTPMTTVIVLGILAMLLGGAYLVISRRREN, from the coding sequence ATGCCACACAGGAACATTCGCACTATTGCCCGCTTGTCGCTGGTTGCGGCGGTGGCAGGCAGTTTCGGCATCGTCCCCGTCAGCGCGCAGGCACAGGCTTCGCTTATCGACGCCCCCTTGACAACGTTCCCGGCAACCCCCAACGCCTCGCCGAAGCTGACCCCGGGCAGCGGCAGCGCCAACGCCCGCTACTCCTCGGCAGGCTGGACCTACACTGCGGTGGCGTTCAACCCGGCGAACGAGCGGATGTACGCCATCTCCACCGGCGACAATGGCAAGGAAGCTGGCCACCTGCTGCGCTTCCAGCCGAAGGGCAAGCGCATTGCGGATCTTGGTCTGCTGGAACTCGACGATGTTCAAGCCGACAACATCGCCTCCGCGGCCTTCACCTCTCGCGGCCAGCTCGTAGTTTTCTCCGGCGCGAAGTTCCGCGTGCTGGATCTGTCGAAGGACTTCAGCCCAACCGCCGTGTCCCGCACCGCAGATATCGAGGTCGCGGCCCACGAGCTCAAGCTTGGGGACGGCAACGGCGAAAGCGGCCTGACCGGCGATAACGGCCTGACCGGCGATAACGGCCTGCCCGGGGCCTGGGCGTCCGTTGGCGAGAAGGGCGAGGTCGACACCCTGTACGCGGTCTCGCGCTCGCCGGAGAACGACTACTTTAAGTGGGCGCTGGATGTGACCACCGGCAAAGTCGAGATCACCCAGCTTGAGGTCGCGCCGAACCTGCGTCTCGACGAGATCGGCACGCTCAACTACGCGTACACCAAGAACGAAACGACGCTCGTGTTCGCCGACGACCAGGCCCGCTCGCTGGAGGTCGAGGGCAACACCATCCGCGCGTCCTACTTCGGAGGCACCGTCGTCGATAACTTCCGGGAGCTCTCGTACTTGCCGACGGGTGCGCCCTACCACCCGGTGACCAAGTTCATCACCCCAGCGTCCCCTGCATCCCCGGCCTCGCAGCCTTCGGTTTCTGCGGTGGACGTGGGGTCTGACACGGATGCTGGTACCCCGGCTCCGGCCGCCCAAGACGCGGCCTCGTCTCTGCCGACGACGGTTGAAGACGCCACCGAGCCGACCGTCTCCCCGAACGCCGCGCCGGCCCAGGATGCGCAGGCCGCCGCTAATGCTGGCGGTGCCGCCGACGCTTCCGGCGCTGGGGGTGCAGAGACTCAGACCGGCGATAGCCGCGACGTGAAGTTCACCGTCATGAACGAACGCGGCCACGCTGTCTCCGGCGCGGACATCGAGATCGTCGGCGCCGACGCCTCGGCGAAGACCGACCGTAACGGCCAAGCAGCTCTCTCCATTCCCGGCGACGATGTGCTGGCGATGGTCGAGGGCGAACCCGTCGTCATCGACGCCGACGAGTCGCGCATCCGCGTCACGCTGAACTCCGACTCGAAGACGAACGCCGGCACCGAGGACACCACCACCTCAGCGACCGCGAGCGGCACCCGCTCCATCCCGGTCGCGGTGCAGGACAACGCAGGCCACAGTGTCGCAGGTGCGACGATCGAAGGCGCCGGAGAGATGGCGGGCAAGTCCTTCACCTCGAATAGCGCAGGCCTAGCCATCGTTGAGGTGCCGGCATCCGCGTCCGACAAGACTTTGACTTTCACCGCGTCGAAGGACGGTGTTCAGGCCCCGTTTGACCTGGCAACTGATGCACAAAGCGCCACCGTGCAGCTCGGCACTACCTCCCAGCAGGGCGGATCTCAGCAGGGCGGGTCGCAGCAGGGCAGCCCGCAGCACCGGGACAGCACCATCTTGGTTCGCGTAGTCACCGACGGCGGTGACCCAGTGCAGTACGCCGAGGTCTACAGCCCGGGGCGCCCAGAGGTGCGTGCCAACGGCGGCACCGACGCAAGCGGCTACGTCAAGGTGGTCGTACCCGCCAATTCCGGCACCGGCCAGACCGTGCGACTCGCAGTGCGCAATGCCCCGAGCGGTTACAAGACCGTCGATAAGCAGGTCAACCGCTACGAGGACGACGTGACCCTCACGCTGTCGCGCTCGTCCACCGCTACCTCCTCGACGAAGTCGAAGCCCGACGAGGTCATGGATGTTGTCAAAGAGGTCGAGGGGCTGATGAAAGAGCTCGCGGGTCCAGCCGCCATTGGCGGCGCGTTGCTGCGCGGTCAGCGTGGGGGTACCAGCGCCACCCGCTCGGCAAGCGCGACACCGCTGCCGCTATCAGGTACGGCGACCGCCACCGCTTCCACCACGGGCACTACGACTGGCTCAACGACGGGTTCCACAACGGGTGCGAGGGACTCCAACACGCGGATGGTCAACCGCACCACCAGCGTGTCCACCACGGCTGCTCCGGCTCCGACCCGGTCGCTGTACAACTACGACAGCGACGACTCTTCCGACGACAGCGATTCCAAGCAGAGCGCGAAGCGCAGCCGCAGCGGCGACTTGGCCAACACGGGCACTCCGATGACCACCGTCATCGTGCTCGGAATCTTGGCAATGCTGCTCGGCGGGGCGTACCTGGTGATCAGCCGCCGCCGCGAAAACTAG
- a CDS encoding CsbD family protein gives MAFEGKGDQLKGKAKEAAGNLTGNESLENEGKADNLAGNIKEGLSDAGDAVKDKFNEVAGKVEDKREEHEADER, from the coding sequence ATGGCATTCGAAGGCAAGGGCGACCAGCTCAAGGGCAAGGCAAAGGAAGCCGCTGGCAACCTGACCGGCAACGAGTCCCTCGAGAACGAGGGCAAGGCCGACAACCTGGCGGGCAACATCAAGGAAGGCCTGTCCGACGCTGGCGACGCTGTGAAGGACAAGTTCAACGAGGTTGCTGGCAAGGTCGAGGACAAGCGCGAAGAGCACGAGGCTGACGAGCGCTAA
- a CDS encoding prephenate dehydrogenase, with the protein MNHLGSELGSVCIIGNGLIGGSLLRDLAARGVRVFGSTHSEAAAARAVAEGFEVSSSLIDVLSRAESELALIVVAVPFDAVASVLDAIAEHAPSCGVTDVVSVKAPVQELVAQRGMRERYVGGHPMAGTAESGWAATQTGLFQGAAWVVAYDYARECAEAGPSAGQGAGGRVPDSWVRVFGQVCRMVALVGAEAVPVTARKHDETVARISHLPHVIAEALAVTGDRGGPMAQSLAAGSFAGATRVAGTRPALVGNMCETNATPLVEVLDEYIALLNDARATLAGNPPSMQALAEAGHTAHERMSARSGARRESVSPVAVSSRPVMRVHPGAPGWVAQLEQIEALGGRVEVF; encoded by the coding sequence ATGAACCATCTGGGAAGCGAACTGGGAAGCGTCTGCATCATCGGCAACGGCCTGATCGGCGGTTCGCTCTTGCGCGACCTCGCCGCCCGTGGCGTGCGGGTCTTCGGCTCCACTCACTCTGAAGCCGCGGCAGCACGAGCGGTTGCGGAAGGGTTCGAGGTAAGCAGTTCGCTTATCGACGTCCTGTCGCGCGCCGAATCCGAACTCGCCCTGATCGTGGTGGCAGTGCCGTTTGATGCGGTGGCGTCGGTGTTGGACGCGATCGCCGAGCACGCGCCGTCGTGCGGGGTGACCGACGTGGTGTCGGTGAAGGCGCCGGTGCAGGAACTGGTGGCGCAGCGCGGGATGCGCGAGCGGTACGTGGGCGGCCACCCGATGGCCGGCACCGCGGAATCCGGATGGGCCGCCACGCAGACCGGACTCTTCCAAGGAGCGGCGTGGGTGGTTGCGTACGACTACGCACGCGAGTGTGCGGAGGCTGGTCCGAGCGCAGGTCAAGGCGCAGGTGGGCGCGTGCCCGACTCGTGGGTGCGGGTGTTCGGCCAGGTGTGCCGGATGGTGGCGCTGGTGGGCGCCGAGGCGGTGCCGGTGACCGCGCGCAAGCACGACGAGACGGTGGCGCGGATCTCGCACCTGCCGCACGTAATTGCCGAGGCGCTCGCGGTCACCGGCGACCGGGGCGGCCCGATGGCGCAGTCGCTGGCGGCCGGGTCCTTCGCAGGCGCAACCCGGGTCGCAGGTACGCGGCCGGCGCTAGTGGGCAATATGTGCGAGACTAACGCCACACCGCTCGTCGAGGTCCTCGACGAATACATCGCCTTGCTCAACGACGCCCGCGCTACCCTTGCAGGCAACCCGCCGTCCATGCAGGCGCTAGCGGAGGCAGGCCACACCGCGCATGAGCGGATGTCGGCACGCTCCGGGGCGCGTCGCGAATCGGTGTCGCCGGTGGCAGTGTCCTCGCGCCCGGTGATGCGGGTCCACCCCGGAGCCCCAGGGTGGGTGGCCCAGCTCGAGCAGATCGAGGCGCTGGGCGGGCGCGTCGAGGTCTTCTAG
- a CDS encoding nucleoside deaminase, translating to MHDAIELARGTPAEDVPVGAIVFAPGGEVVGRGVNRREANCDPTAHAEVEAIRQAAATLGSWRLDGCELVVTLEPCTMCAGAILGARVRSLVFGAYEPKTGAVGSVLDALRDPHHLHQVEVRGGVLEAETAALMSEFFGRLRP from the coding sequence ATGCACGATGCCATCGAGCTGGCACGCGGCACACCGGCCGAGGACGTGCCGGTGGGCGCGATTGTGTTCGCTCCCGGTGGGGAGGTGGTAGGGCGTGGGGTGAATCGTCGAGAAGCAAACTGCGATCCGACAGCCCACGCTGAGGTGGAAGCGATCCGGCAAGCCGCGGCGACCCTGGGCTCCTGGCGGCTGGACGGCTGCGAGCTGGTGGTAACCCTGGAGCCGTGCACGATGTGCGCGGGAGCGATCTTGGGTGCGAGGGTGCGATCGTTGGTGTTCGGGGCGTACGAGCCGAAGACCGGGGCGGTGGGGTCGGTGCTGGACGCGCTGCGCGACCCGCACCACCTGCACCAGGTTGAGGTGCGCGGGGGCGTGCTTGAGGCGGAGACCGCTGCGCTGATGAGCGAGTTCTTCGGCCGTTTGAGGCCGTGA
- a CDS encoding tRNA adenosine deaminase-associated protein — translation MSQDFQDGYAVTVAQAGGAWVVREFDDDFTDLATSVTAVRALRSEGAAFAILNVEEDYLVIVRPGPSRIRLLISDATMAVDDDFAADILEEIGADVPDIDPDELDDVDGWAEGDFAIFEDLGLSEERLSILLDDDPAPDELAETIATELGFADALADTLE, via the coding sequence ATGAGCCAGGACTTCCAGGACGGATACGCGGTCACGGTCGCCCAAGCGGGCGGCGCGTGGGTGGTGCGCGAGTTCGACGACGACTTCACCGACCTCGCCACCTCCGTCACCGCAGTGCGCGCGTTGCGCAGCGAGGGCGCGGCGTTCGCGATCCTCAACGTCGAGGAGGACTACCTGGTCATCGTCCGCCCGGGCCCGAGCCGCATCCGCCTGCTCATCTCCGACGCCACCATGGCGGTTGACGACGACTTCGCCGCCGACATCCTCGAAGAAATCGGCGCGGACGTCCCCGACATCGACCCCGACGAGCTCGACGATGTCGACGGCTGGGCCGAGGGCGACTTCGCCATCTTCGAAGACCTCGGTCTCTCGGAGGAAAGGTTGAGCATTTTGCTTGACGACGACCCCGCGCCCGACGAGCTGGCCGAAACCATCGCCACCGAGCTCGGCTTCGCCGATGCACTCGCGGACACCCTCGAGTAG